One part of the Tenacibaculum sp. 190130A14a genome encodes these proteins:
- a CDS encoding UDP-2,3-diacylglucosamine diphosphatase, translating to MISITTQNNKKVYFASDQHLGAPTPEKSFPREQKFVQWLNEVKKDAEAIFLLGDLFDFWFEYKTVVPKGFVRVLGKLAEIKDSGIPIYFFVGNHDLWMSDYFEKELNIPVYHKPQEFLINGKLFLIGHGDGLGPHDKGYKRMKKVFTFKPFQWMFRWLHPDLGIKLGQYMSVKNKLISGDDDAKFLGEDNEWLVQYCKRKLETKDYHYFVFGHRHLPLEIQLKENSYYINTGDWIKYYTYGVFEKDSLALKEYHI from the coding sequence TTGATTTCAATTACAACGCAAAACAATAAAAAAGTATATTTTGCCTCTGACCAACATTTAGGAGCACCTACACCAGAAAAGAGCTTTCCTCGCGAACAAAAGTTTGTACAATGGTTAAACGAAGTAAAAAAGGATGCTGAGGCTATTTTTTTATTAGGTGATTTATTTGATTTCTGGTTTGAATACAAAACTGTAGTACCTAAAGGTTTTGTAAGAGTATTAGGAAAACTAGCAGAAATTAAAGATAGTGGGATCCCAATTTATTTTTTTGTAGGGAATCATGATTTATGGATGTCGGATTATTTTGAAAAAGAATTAAACATTCCTGTATATCATAAACCTCAAGAGTTTTTAATTAATGGAAAGCTGTTTTTAATTGGCCATGGAGATGGATTAGGACCACATGACAAAGGTTATAAACGCATGAAAAAAGTATTCACCTTTAAACCTTTTCAATGGATGTTTCGATGGCTGCATCCTGATTTAGGGATTAAATTAGGTCAATACATGTCGGTAAAAAACAAACTAATCTCAGGGGATGATGATGCTAAGTTTTTAGGAGAAGATAATGAGTGGCTAGTACAATATTGTAAGCGCAAATTAGAGACCAAAGACTATCATTATTTTGTATTTGGTCATAGACATCTTCCTTTAGAAATTCAATTAAAAGAAAACAGTTATTATATCAACACGGGTGATTGGATAAAGTATTATACCTATGGTGTTTTTGAAAAAGACTCTTTGGCTTTAAAAGAATACCACATTTAA
- a CDS encoding MOSC domain-containing protein, which produces MEIVSVNLGERKEIDWKGKKVTTGIFKYTVDTPIFLDIEEVRKDVICDREHHGGVDQAVYAYSIKHYTYFKDLYPDLNWEMGMFGENLTMSDLEETKIHVGDVYKVGEVILEVTKPRQPCMKLGVRFNNMKVVKEFWNTTMSGVYFKVLQTGFVKKGDMFELVQSDESQPTIADIYTEKRKQKA; this is translated from the coding sequence ATGGAAATTGTATCTGTAAATTTAGGAGAAAGAAAAGAAATAGACTGGAAAGGGAAAAAGGTAACTACAGGAATTTTTAAATATACTGTTGACACCCCTATTTTTTTAGATATAGAAGAAGTTAGAAAGGATGTGATTTGTGATAGAGAGCATCATGGAGGAGTAGATCAGGCGGTATATGCATATTCAATTAAACACTACACTTATTTTAAAGATTTATATCCAGATTTAAATTGGGAAATGGGTATGTTTGGTGAAAACTTAACCATGTCTGATTTGGAAGAAACAAAAATTCATGTAGGAGATGTTTATAAAGTGGGAGAAGTAATTTTAGAAGTTACTAAACCCCGTCAACCTTGTATGAAACTAGGAGTTAGATTTAATAATATGAAAGTTGTAAAAGAGTTTTGGAATACAACTATGAGTGGTGTGTATTTTAAAGTTTTACAAACTGGGTTTGTTAAGAAAGGAGATATGTTTGAGTTAGTGCAATCTGATGAAAGTCAACCTACAATTGCAGATATCTACACTGAAAAAAGAAAGCAAAAGGCATGA
- a CDS encoding nucleoside deaminase translates to MINPFDDTYFMKRALQEAQIAFDKGEVPVGAVITHKDQIIARAHNLTELLNDVTAHAEMQAFTAAADYLGGKYLKDCTLYVTLEPCQMCAGASYWTQIGKIVYGASEPKLGYSVLQTKLHPKTKVVSGVLEEECSFLLKKFFVEKRNLN, encoded by the coding sequence ATGATAAATCCATTTGATGATACTTACTTTATGAAAAGGGCCTTACAAGAAGCTCAAATAGCCTTTGACAAAGGAGAAGTTCCTGTAGGAGCTGTTATTACCCATAAAGATCAAATCATTGCAAGAGCGCATAATTTGACAGAACTACTTAATGATGTTACTGCGCATGCAGAAATGCAAGCTTTTACTGCTGCTGCAGATTATTTAGGGGGGAAATATTTAAAAGATTGTACGTTGTACGTAACGCTAGAGCCTTGTCAAATGTGTGCAGGTGCTAGTTATTGGACCCAAATAGGAAAGATTGTATACGGAGCGAGTGAGCCTAAATTAGGGTACAGTGTTTTACAAACTAAGTTACATCCAAAAACCAAAGTAGTTTCTGGAGTTTTAGAAGAAGAGTGTAGTTTTTTACTGAAGAAATTTTTTGTCGAAAAACGTAATTTAAACTAA
- a CDS encoding methylated-DNA--[protein]-cysteine S-methyltransferase, translating to MSSLYTAYYQTPIGTAEIVGNEDGIQSISVLDNHVATSKETQDIPNELQNCIEQLEEYFNGNRKEFDLKLNPKGTPFQQSVWSELLHIPFGKTRSYLEQTKKLGDVKAIRAVASANGKNPIWIVIPCHRVIGSDGSLTGYAGGVWRKKWLLEHESGTKQQTLF from the coding sequence GTGTCTAGCCTCTATACTGCATATTATCAAACTCCTATTGGAACAGCCGAAATTGTTGGTAACGAAGATGGTATTCAATCTATTTCAGTATTAGACAATCATGTTGCTACTTCAAAGGAAACTCAAGATATTCCAAATGAATTACAGAACTGTATTGAGCAATTAGAAGAATACTTCAATGGAAACAGAAAAGAATTTGATTTAAAACTGAATCCGAAAGGCACCCCTTTTCAACAATCTGTTTGGAGCGAACTACTACACATTCCTTTTGGAAAAACCAGAAGTTATCTTGAACAAACTAAAAAACTTGGAGATGTAAAAGCTATTAGAGCAGTGGCCTCTGCAAATGGTAAAAATCCAATTTGGATTGTTATTCCTTGTCATCGGGTAATCGGTTCAGATGGTTCACTTACTGGATACGCAGGAGGGGTATGGCGAAAAAAATGGTTATTAGAACATGAAAGTGGCACCAAACAACAAACTTTGTTCTAA
- a CDS encoding TatD family hydrolase: MITDTHTHLYSEQFDEDRNDMMQRAKNAGISRFFIPAIDSSYTERMFDLEKNYPTDVFLMMGLHPTSVKENYQEELAHVKEWLDKRSFYAIGEIGIDLYWDKSFLPQQQEAFRTQIQWAKEKKLPIVIHCREAFDEIFEVLETEKSEDLYGIFHCFTGTLEQAQKAISYNMKLGIGGVATFKNGKIDKFLNQIDIKHVVLETDAPYLAPTPYRGKRNESSYITNVIDKLVDIYGLSFDEISEITTQNSKEVFGV, encoded by the coding sequence ATGATTACAGATACACACACTCACCTATATTCTGAACAATTTGATGAAGATAGAAATGATATGATGCAGCGAGCTAAAAACGCAGGTATTTCTCGTTTTTTTATACCAGCTATTGATAGTTCATACACCGAAAGAATGTTCGATTTGGAGAAAAACTATCCAACCGACGTTTTCTTAATGATGGGGCTACACCCTACTTCAGTGAAAGAAAACTATCAAGAAGAATTAGCTCATGTAAAAGAGTGGTTAGACAAACGTAGCTTTTACGCTATTGGTGAAATAGGAATTGATTTGTATTGGGATAAAAGCTTTTTACCTCAACAACAAGAAGCCTTTAGAACGCAAATTCAATGGGCAAAAGAAAAAAAACTTCCTATAGTTATTCATTGTAGAGAAGCCTTTGATGAAATTTTTGAAGTTTTAGAAACAGAAAAAAGTGAAGATTTATATGGAATTTTCCATTGCTTTACTGGAACTTTAGAACAAGCTCAAAAAGCCATTTCGTACAATATGAAATTAGGAATTGGAGGGGTTGCTACTTTTAAAAATGGTAAAATAGATAAGTTTTTAAATCAAATAGATATTAAGCATGTTGTTTTAGAGACTGATGCGCCATATTTAGCCCCAACTCCTTATAGAGGAAAACGCAACGAGAGTTCTTATATCACGAATGTAATAGACAAATTAGTAGACATTTATGGTTTAAGTTTTGATGAAATTTCCGAAATTACCACTCAAAACTCTAAAGAAGTCTTCGGTGTCTAG
- a CDS encoding retropepsin-like aspartic protease, whose amino-acid sequence MASLKKVLRKKKYIKIKLKKIITNHLELEAEINGVKGRFILDTGASNSCVGLDLKEHFNLISEESEIKAAGAGATDMETQKSENNTLKIGKWKTNQSNLVLFDMSHVKAALTQHNAEEVHGIIGADVLESGKAFIDYDKKVLYLKKLKKKKRKKLYRVPF is encoded by the coding sequence ATGGCAAGTTTGAAAAAAGTATTGAGAAAAAAGAAGTATATAAAAATAAAATTAAAGAAAATAATCACCAATCATTTAGAGTTAGAGGCTGAAATTAACGGAGTGAAAGGGCGTTTTATTTTAGATACAGGTGCTTCTAATTCTTGCGTAGGATTGGATTTAAAAGAGCATTTCAACTTAATATCTGAAGAAAGTGAAATAAAAGCGGCAGGTGCTGGCGCTACCGATATGGAAACACAAAAATCTGAAAATAATACTTTAAAAATTGGAAAATGGAAAACAAACCAATCTAATTTAGTGTTGTTTGATATGTCGCATGTAAAGGCAGCATTAACTCAGCATAATGCCGAAGAGGTGCATGGAATTATTGGTGCTGACGTGTTAGAAAGTGGTAAGGCTTTTATTGATTATGATAAAAAAGTGCTGTATTTGAAAAAATTAAAGAAAAAAAAGCGTAAAAAATTGTACCGTGTACCTTTTTAA